A window from Rhineura floridana isolate rRhiFlo1 chromosome 17, rRhiFlo1.hap2, whole genome shotgun sequence encodes these proteins:
- the DHRS7B gene encoding dehydrogenase/reductase SDR family member 7B isoform X1 has product MQDTLQGKQVYVKRRNSHKRKLMDLTSMVVIPLLFGSFGIFSLFWLLQRLRVKAYLKDAVVVITGATSGLGKECAKAFHAAGSKLVLCGRNGERLQDLLQELSTAAVHSKNPHKHHTVIFDLSDTKAVIRAAEEILKCADHVDILINNAGISYRGTIVDTVVEVDRKVMETNYFGPVVLTKAILPSMIKRRQGHIVAISSVQGKIGIPFRSAYAASKHATQAFFDCLRAEVEQYGIDVTVVSPGYIQTNLSLNAVTADGSQYGVMDKTTTAGKAAAEVAQVILNAVGEKKKEVLVAGFTPSLAVYLRTLCPRLFFIFMASRARKERKAKDS; this is encoded by the exons GAGGAACAGCCATAAAAGAAAGCTGATGGATCTCACATCCATGGTCGTTATTCCACTGCTTTTTGGCAGCTTCGGAATCTTCAGCCTCTTCTGGCTGCTTCAGCGACTGCGGGTGAAGGCCTATCTCAAGGATGCTGTGGTGGTGATCACAGGAGCAACATCTGGACTAGGGAAGG AATGTGCCAAGGCTTTCCATGCTGCTGGGTCAAAACTAGTGCTGTGTGGAAGGAACGGAGAGAGGCTTCAAGACCTTCTCCAGGAGCTCTCTACTGCTGCTGTCCACTCAAAGAAT ccccaTAAACATCACACTGTGATCTTTGACCTCTCTGACACTAAAGCAGTCATTAGGGCTGCTGAGGAGATTTTAAAGTGTGCTGATCACGTGGACATCTTGATCAACAATGCTGGGATCAGTTACCGTGGCACCATTGTGGACACTGTAGTGGAGGTGGACAGGAAAGTGATGGAAACCAATTACTTTGGCCCAGTCGTTTTGACAAAAG CAATTCTGCCTTCCATGATCAAGAGGAGACAAGGCCACATTGTGGCTATCAGCAGCGTTCAAGGCAAAATTGGCATTCCTTTTCGCTCAGCAT ATGCTGCCTCTAAGCATGCCACACAAGCCTTTTTTGACTGCCTGCGAGCAGAAGTGGAGCAGTATGGTATCGATGTTACTGTTGTGAGTCCTGGCTACATTCAGACAAATCTCTCGCTTAATGCTGTAACAGCAGACGGATCCCAATATGGAG TGATGGACAAGACAACCACTGCAGGCAAGGCAGCTGCAGAGGTGGCTCAGGTGATTCTCAACGCTGTTGgggagaagaaaaaggaggtgcTGGTTGCTGGCTTCACACCTTCTCTGGCAGTGTACCTGCGAACGCTGTGTCCTAGGCTGTTCTTCATATTTATGGCATCTAGAGCCCGAAAGGAGAGGAAAGCCAAGGATTCTTAG
- the TMEM11 gene encoding transmembrane protein 11, mitochondrial, translated as MAAWGRRRAGPGSSSGGSAGARERVTLSATDCYIVHEIYNGENAQDQFEYELEQALEAQYKYIVIEPTRIGDETARWITVGNCLHKTAVLAGTACLFTPLALPVDYSHYISLPAGVLSIACCTLYGISWQFDPCCKYQVEYNAYKLSRLPLHTLTSSTPVVLVRKDDLHRKRLHNTIALAALVYCVKKIYELYAV; from the exons ATGGCGGCGTGGGGAAGGAGGCGCGCGGGCCCCGGGAGTTCCAGCGGAGGCAGCGCCGGCGCCAGGGAGAG ggtTACCTTGTCTGCAACAGACTGTTACATTGTTCATGAAATCTACAATGGTGAGAATGCTCAGGACCAGTTTGAATATGAGCTGGAACAGGCCTTGGAGGCTCAGTACAAATACATTGTGATTGAGCCAACGCGCATTGGGGACGAGACAGCCCGCTGGATCACTGTTGGGAACTGCCTGCACAAGACGGCTGTGCTGGCAGGCACCGCCTGCCTCTTCACCCCCCTGGCCCTTCCTGTAGATTATTCCCATTACATCTCCTTGCCTGCTGGCGTCCTGAGCATAGCCTGCTGCACTCTCTATGGGATCTCTTGGCAATTTGACCCCTGCTGCAAGTACCAAGTGGAGTATAATGCCTATAAACTTTCTCGCCTGCCCCTGCATACACTCACCTCCTCCACCCCTGTGGTTCTGGTGAGGAAGGATGACCTGCACAGAAAGAGACTGCATAACACGATAGCACTCGCTGCCCTGGTGTACTGTGTAAAGAAGATTTATGAACTTTATGCCGTATGA
- the DHRS7B gene encoding dehydrogenase/reductase SDR family member 7B isoform X2 → MVTVVARRNSHKRKLMDLTSMVVIPLLFGSFGIFSLFWLLQRLRVKAYLKDAVVVITGATSGLGKECAKAFHAAGSKLVLCGRNGERLQDLLQELSTAAVHSKNPHKHHTVIFDLSDTKAVIRAAEEILKCADHVDILINNAGISYRGTIVDTVVEVDRKVMETNYFGPVVLTKAILPSMIKRRQGHIVAISSVQGKIGIPFRSAYAASKHATQAFFDCLRAEVEQYGIDVTVVSPGYIQTNLSLNAVTADGSQYGVMDKTTTAGKAAAEVAQVILNAVGEKKKEVLVAGFTPSLAVYLRTLCPRLFFIFMASRARKERKAKDS, encoded by the exons GAGGAACAGCCATAAAAGAAAGCTGATGGATCTCACATCCATGGTCGTTATTCCACTGCTTTTTGGCAGCTTCGGAATCTTCAGCCTCTTCTGGCTGCTTCAGCGACTGCGGGTGAAGGCCTATCTCAAGGATGCTGTGGTGGTGATCACAGGAGCAACATCTGGACTAGGGAAGG AATGTGCCAAGGCTTTCCATGCTGCTGGGTCAAAACTAGTGCTGTGTGGAAGGAACGGAGAGAGGCTTCAAGACCTTCTCCAGGAGCTCTCTACTGCTGCTGTCCACTCAAAGAAT ccccaTAAACATCACACTGTGATCTTTGACCTCTCTGACACTAAAGCAGTCATTAGGGCTGCTGAGGAGATTTTAAAGTGTGCTGATCACGTGGACATCTTGATCAACAATGCTGGGATCAGTTACCGTGGCACCATTGTGGACACTGTAGTGGAGGTGGACAGGAAAGTGATGGAAACCAATTACTTTGGCCCAGTCGTTTTGACAAAAG CAATTCTGCCTTCCATGATCAAGAGGAGACAAGGCCACATTGTGGCTATCAGCAGCGTTCAAGGCAAAATTGGCATTCCTTTTCGCTCAGCAT ATGCTGCCTCTAAGCATGCCACACAAGCCTTTTTTGACTGCCTGCGAGCAGAAGTGGAGCAGTATGGTATCGATGTTACTGTTGTGAGTCCTGGCTACATTCAGACAAATCTCTCGCTTAATGCTGTAACAGCAGACGGATCCCAATATGGAG TGATGGACAAGACAACCACTGCAGGCAAGGCAGCTGCAGAGGTGGCTCAGGTGATTCTCAACGCTGTTGgggagaagaaaaaggaggtgcTGGTTGCTGGCTTCACACCTTCTCTGGCAGTGTACCTGCGAACGCTGTGTCCTAGGCTGTTCTTCATATTTATGGCATCTAGAGCCCGAAAGGAGAGGAAAGCCAAGGATTCTTAG
- the DHRS7B gene encoding dehydrogenase/reductase SDR family member 7B isoform X3 yields MDLTSMVVIPLLFGSFGIFSLFWLLQRLRVKAYLKDAVVVITGATSGLGKECAKAFHAAGSKLVLCGRNGERLQDLLQELSTAAVHSKNPHKHHTVIFDLSDTKAVIRAAEEILKCADHVDILINNAGISYRGTIVDTVVEVDRKVMETNYFGPVVLTKAILPSMIKRRQGHIVAISSVQGKIGIPFRSAYAASKHATQAFFDCLRAEVEQYGIDVTVVSPGYIQTNLSLNAVTADGSQYGVMDKTTTAGKAAAEVAQVILNAVGEKKKEVLVAGFTPSLAVYLRTLCPRLFFIFMASRARKERKAKDS; encoded by the exons ATGGATCTCACATCCATGGTCGTTATTCCACTGCTTTTTGGCAGCTTCGGAATCTTCAGCCTCTTCTGGCTGCTTCAGCGACTGCGGGTGAAGGCCTATCTCAAGGATGCTGTGGTGGTGATCACAGGAGCAACATCTGGACTAGGGAAGG AATGTGCCAAGGCTTTCCATGCTGCTGGGTCAAAACTAGTGCTGTGTGGAAGGAACGGAGAGAGGCTTCAAGACCTTCTCCAGGAGCTCTCTACTGCTGCTGTCCACTCAAAGAAT ccccaTAAACATCACACTGTGATCTTTGACCTCTCTGACACTAAAGCAGTCATTAGGGCTGCTGAGGAGATTTTAAAGTGTGCTGATCACGTGGACATCTTGATCAACAATGCTGGGATCAGTTACCGTGGCACCATTGTGGACACTGTAGTGGAGGTGGACAGGAAAGTGATGGAAACCAATTACTTTGGCCCAGTCGTTTTGACAAAAG CAATTCTGCCTTCCATGATCAAGAGGAGACAAGGCCACATTGTGGCTATCAGCAGCGTTCAAGGCAAAATTGGCATTCCTTTTCGCTCAGCAT ATGCTGCCTCTAAGCATGCCACACAAGCCTTTTTTGACTGCCTGCGAGCAGAAGTGGAGCAGTATGGTATCGATGTTACTGTTGTGAGTCCTGGCTACATTCAGACAAATCTCTCGCTTAATGCTGTAACAGCAGACGGATCCCAATATGGAG TGATGGACAAGACAACCACTGCAGGCAAGGCAGCTGCAGAGGTGGCTCAGGTGATTCTCAACGCTGTTGgggagaagaaaaaggaggtgcTGGTTGCTGGCTTCACACCTTCTCTGGCAGTGTACCTGCGAACGCTGTGTCCTAGGCTGTTCTTCATATTTATGGCATCTAGAGCCCGAAAGGAGAGGAAAGCCAAGGATTCTTAG